The Xanthomonas sontii genomic sequence GTGTCCACCGGGACGGGCGGCCAACACGGCACACGCAACGCGCCCAGCCTGCTCGACAGCCGCTTCATGACCCACTTTTTCTGGGACGGACGCGCAGCGACACTGGAAGAGGCGGTCCTGCAACCATTGACCAACCCACGCGAGATGGGCCTGGCCGATCGGCAGGACGTGCTGGCCCACCTCGCCCGCGACCCGCGCTACGCGTCACTGTTGCATGCAGCCGCCGGCGAGGACGACGGCGACATCCAGGTCGTGGCAGCCGCGCTCGCCACCTACATCCGCGCCTTGCCGGCGCCGCCCACGCGCTACGAGACGTACCGGACGACGCATGGCGCGCGCGCATCGCTGAGCGAGGACGAACGCGAGGGATTGGCGCTGTTTTCCGGCAAGGCCGGCTGCGTCGATTGCCACCGGCTGGACGGCACGCCTGCGACCACGAGCGATCAGCGCTTCCATCACGCCGGCATCGGTTTCAACCAGGTCGCCGGCAACGTCGCCGCCCTGCTCGACGTACTGGAGCGACAGAAGCGCGAAGGCAGGAGCCTGGGCGATTCCATCCTCTCCGACGTTCGAGTGGCGGAACTGGGCCGCTTTGCGGTGACGCGGGCGCCGCAGGATCTGGGCGCCTTCCGCACCCCGTCGCTACGGACGGTCGCCGATACTGCGCCCTATATGCACGACGGCAGCATCGCCGATCTGCCGGCGGCGGTGGAACATGAGGTCTACTATCGCAACCTCGCCCGCAATCGACCGATCAGTCTGACCGCGGAGGAGAAGCACAAGCTGGTGCTGTTCCTGCAGGCGCTGTCCAGTACGGGCGCCGCGCCGCGCTAGGAGCCCGTACGCGGCGCGCTGTTCGCCGGCTCCATCACATCGACGTCCTGCTGCGAGGCGAGCTTGCCATCGAGCGTCACCTCCAGCATGTAACGCCCCGGAGGCCAGCCGGCCGCGTTGTCGAAACGCAGCGACTGGAGCTGATCGGAGCGGGTCATGGCGCGCTCCACCAGCCCGACCTGGCGACCATCGCGCAGGTCCAGCAAGCGCGCTTTCAGGACCTGTCCCTGGGCAGCGCCGCGCAGGGCCACGTTGACCAGGATCGGCGCATCGCTGGTCTGCGGCACAGGCCTTCCGTCGCGCATGGCGCCGATCCGGACCTCGACGACGTGCAGCGGTTGCGACGCCGTGGCCGGGTTCTGCTCCGGTGCCTGCCGCTGGCACGCCCCCAGGCTCAGCACCGCCGGCAACAACATCCAACACACCATCCTTTTCGCGTTCATCATCCCTGCTTCCTTCCTGGACCGGAGATTGCCATTGCGATGCACGCCCGCAGGCCGCATCGTTCCTCGCGAACGCACGGTGGCGAACGGCCCCGTGCGCTTCGCTTCGCGTCAGCCCTGCAACCGCCCCAGCACCGCGCGCGTCACCGGGTCGGCGATCTCGGTGGACTGGCCCTGCAGCGCCGGCAGCAGCTGGCTCGCCAGCTGCTTGCCCAGTTCCACGCCGAACTGGTCGAAGGCGTTGATGCCCCAGACCACCGACTGCACGTACACGCTGTGCTCGTACATCGCGATCAGCGCGCCCAGCGCCTGCGGGGTCAGCGCGTCGAGCAGGATCAGCGTGCTCGGGCGGCCGCCCGGGTAGTCGCGGGCCGGATCGTCGCTGCCCTGCCCGTTCGCCAGCGCTTCGGTCTGCGCCAGCAGGTTGGCCAGCAGCGCCTGGTGGTTGACGGTGTACGGGTCGTCGTTGCGGATGCAGCCGATGAAGTCGGCCGGGACGATGCTGGTGCCCTGGTGCAGCGCCTGGAAGAAGCTGTGCTGCACGTCGGTGCCGGCGCCGCCCCACCACACCGGCACGGTGTCGGCCTCGACCGGGCTGCCGTCCAGGCGCACGCGCTTGCCCAGGCTCTCCATCACCAGCTGCTGCAGGTAGGCCGGCAGCAGCGCCAGGCGCTGGTCGTAGGTCATCACCGCCTGCGTCGCGTAGCCGAGCAGGTTGCGGTTCCACAGCGTGGTCAGGCCATGCAGCACGGCCACGTTGCGCTCCAGCGGCACGTTCAGGGCGTGGTCGTCGAACTGCGCAGCGCCTTCCAGCAGCTGTTCGAAGGCGTCGGCGCCGATCGCCAGCGCGATCGGGAAGCCCACCGCCGACCACAGCGAATAGCGGCCACCCACCCAGTCCCACATCGGCAGCACGCGGCCGGCGGCGATGTCGAAGGCCTTGGCGGCGCGCTCGGGGTTGGCGCTGACCGCGTACAGGCGCTCGCTGCCGCCCAGCCAGTCGCGCAGGATCTGGCCGTTGAGCAGGGTTTCCTGGGTACCGAAGGTCTTGGAGATCAGCACGCCGGCGGTACGCGCCGGATCCAGCGTGGCCAGGGTGCGCTGCATCGCCGCGCCGTCCACGTTGGAGACGAAGTGCACGCGGAAGCGCGCGCCGGTGATCGGACGCAGCGCGTCGGCAACCAGGCGCGGGCCGAGATCGGAGCCGCCGATGCCGACGCTGACGATGTCGGTGACCTCGGTCTGCGCCAGGGCGTCGATCAGCGCGCGCATGCGCTGCTGCACCTCGCGCGCGCTGGCGTGGGCCTGGCTGGCCACAGGTGCGTCGGTGAGGTTGCCGCGCAGCGCGGTGTGCAGCGCGGCGCGGCCTTCGGTGACATTGACCGTCTCGCCACGGAACAGGCGCTGGAAGGCGCCGGCCAGGTCGTGTTCGGCAGCCAGCGCCAGCAGCGCGTCGAGCGCGGCGCGGTCGTATTTCTGCCGGGCGAAATTGAAGTACAGCGGTCCGACCTGCAACGCCAACGTCTCGGCACGGCCGGGTTCGGCCGCCAGCAGGTCGGGAAGGCGCGCCCCGCGCAGGCGCTGGGCGTGGGAATGCAGTGCGTCGAAACCGGTGGACTGTGTCATGCGGCCTGCTTTGGGATGGTGGTGTTGGTGTGGGTGATCTTGTTGGCGCCGTCCACGTAGACCAGGGTCGGCTGGAAACGCGCAGCTTCCTCTTCGCTCATGCCGGCGAAGGCAGCAATGATGATCAGGTCGCCGACCTGCACGTGGCGCGCGGCGCCGCCGTTGAGCGAGATGATGCCGCTGCCCTCGTCGGCGCGGATCGCGTAGGTGCTGAAGCGCGCGCCGTTGGTGACGTCCCAGATGTGCACCTGCTCGAATTCGCGGATGCCGGTCGCGTCCAGCAGCAGCCCGTCGATGGCGATCGAGCCTTCGTAGTTCAGCTCGGAATGGGTGACGGTGGCGCGGTGGATCTTGGTCTTCAACAGGCTCAGTTGCATGGCACGGGACTGCGGTCAGGAAAGACGCGCAGTTTAGCAGCCGAGGGTTAGATGGCGGTGGTGAGGGGCGGCCTCAAACCGTCGCAGGAGCGGCTTCAGCCGCGACCGGCGATCGCGGGAAAGCCCGGTCGCGGCTGAAGCCGCGCCTACGACGACGGTACCGCGGCCTGCCGCGCTCAGAATTCCAGGTTGTCGATCAGGCGGGTGCGGCCCAGGCGCGCGGCGATCAGCGCCACGCGCGGGCCGGTGCCATCCTGCGGCTCGCTCAGGTCGGGCGTGCGCAGCACGCTGTAGTCGACCTCGAAACCGGCCGCCTGCAGCTGCGCGGTCGCCGCCGCCTCCACCTCGGCGCGCGGGCGCCCAGCCAGGTGGGCCTCGCGCATCGCCCGCAGGGTGCGGTGGATCTGCGCCGCGCGCGGCCGCTCCTCCGCCGACAGGTACTGGTTGCGCGAACTCATCGCCAGGCCGTCGGCCTCGCGTACGATGCCGCCGCCCAGGATCTCGATCGGGAACGCCAGGTCGGCGACCATCTGCCGGATCACCGCCAGTTGCTGGTAGTCCTTCTTGCCGAACGCGGCCAGGTCCGGCTGCACCTGGTTGAACAGGCGCGCGACCACGGTGCAGACGCCGTCGAAATGGCCGGGCCGGCAGGCGCCTTCCAGCACCTCGCTGACGCCCGGGGTGTGCATGCGCAGCGCCAGCTCCACGCCCAGCGGATACATGCTTTCCACCGTCGGCAGCCACAGCACGTCGCAGCCGGCGCCCTCCAGGCCGCTGGTGTCGGCTTCCGGGGTGCGCGGGTAGCGGGTGAAGTCCTCGTTCGGGCCGAACTGGGTCGGATTGACGAAGACGCTGGAGACCACGCGGTCGGCGTACTGCCGCGCCAGCATCACCAGCGAGAAATGCCCGGCGTGCAGGTTGCCCATGGTCGGCACGAAGGCCACGCGCAGGCCCTGCCGCTTCCAGCCGGAAACGATGGCGCGCAGTCGCGCCAGGTCGGTGACGGTCTCGATCATTTGGCGTAGGCGTGTTCGGCGTCGGGGAAGGTGCCGGCGCGGACCGCGTCGGCGTAGGCGCGGGCGGCACCGGCGATGGAACCGCCTTCGGCCAGGAAATCCTTGACGAAGCGCGGGCGGCGGTGGCCGCTGTCCAGGCCGAGGAAGTCGTGCATCACCAGCACCTGGCCGTCGCACTCGGGGCCGGCGCCGATGCCGATGGTGGGGATGTCGATCTCGGCGGTGATGCGCGCGGCCAGCGGCGACGGCACGCATTCCAGCACCAGCAGCGCGGCGCCGGCCGCGGCGACCGCCTTGGCGTCGGCGAGCAGTTTGGCCGCGGCAGCCTCTTCGCGGCCCTGGATCTTGTAGCCGCCGAAGGTCAGCACCGACTGCGGGGTCAGGCCCAGATGCGAGCACACCGGGATGTCGCGTTCGCTGAGGAAGCGGATCACCTCCAGCTTGTGCCCGGCGCCCTCGAGCTTGACCATCTCCGCACCGGCCTGCAGCAACCGGGTCGACGCGTCCAAGGCGCGCTCGGGGGTGGCATCGGACTGGAACGGCAGGTCGGCCACCAGCAGCGCGCGTTGCAGCACACGCGCCACCGCGGCGGTGTGGTAGGCGATGTCGTCCACGCTCACCGGCAGGGTCGAATCGTGGCCCTGCACCACCATGCCCAGCGAATCGCCGATCAGGATCAGGTCCACGCCGTTGGCGTCGAAGGTTCGCGCGAAGCCGGCGTCGTAGGCGGTCAGCATCACCAGCTTCTGCTGGCGGCGCTTGGCCTCGGCCAGGGCGGGAACGGTCCAGGGCTTGCTGTCGGCGTGACTGCTCATAAGCTCATGTGCTGCGGTAATGAGCCGAGCATTATCTACCGATTGGCACGATCCCGCCGGTTTCGATGCGGTCGCGTGCGTCACGCACCGTTCCATGGCCCGGAATGACCGCGTCGGCGGCGATCTCGGCCAGCGGCAGCAGCACGAACGCACGCTGGTGCAGGAACGGGTGCGGCACCTGCAACCCCGGCAGGTCGATCACCGCCTCGGCATACAGCAGCAGGTCCAGGTCCAGCGTACGCGGGCCCCAACGTTCGCCGGGCAGGCGCTGGCGGCCGTGGCGCTGTTCCAGGTCCAGCAGCGCCTGCAGCAGCTCCGGCGCCGGCAGCGTGGTGCTCACCAGCGCCGCGGCATTGATGAAGTCCGGCTGGTCCTCGCGGCCCCAGGCCGGGCTGCGGTACAACTGCGAAGCACGCAGCAGGCGGGTCTGCGGCAGCGTGTCGAGCGCGGCCAGGGCCGCGCGCAGGGTCGCCGCGGCGTCGCCAAGGTTGCCGCCCAGGCCGATGCAGGCCCGGACCGGCGCCGGTGTCGCGGCGCTCACTCGACGGGCGTAGCGGCGTCCGGGCGGCGGCGCCGGCGCCGGCGGCGCTTGGGGGTCTCTTCGCTGTCGGCCGGCGGCGCGAACGCCAGCTCGTCGCCGGCGTAGTCCACCTCCGGATCGAAGCCGCGCGGCGGCGGCGCGTAGCCGGGCTGCTGCTGCAGTTCGCGCCAGTAGGCGATGTCGGCCGCATGCTCGTCCGACGCGGACTGGCGCACGATCAGGAAATCGAACGCAGCGCGGAAGCGCGGATGCGACAGCGTGCGCACTACCCGCTTGCGCTGGCGCGAGGTGAAGCGCGACTGCAGCAGCCAGATCTCCTGCATCGGCAGCGAGAAACGCCGCGGCAGCGCCACGGTGCTGAGTTGGTGCAAGGTCACCCGGTCGGCGGCGCGGCGTTGCGCCTCCTCCATCTGCATGCCCTGTTTCTGCAGGGTCATCAACGCGCGGCAGTAGGCCGGCCACAGCAGCAGCGCGAACAGGAACGCCGGCGACACCGGCTCGTCGTTGGCGACGCGGTTGTCGGTGTTGCGCAGGCCTTCGATCAGCATCCGCCGCAGCGCGCCGCTGCGGTTGGAGCGCAGCGCCGCCGCGCTCTCCGGGAACAGCGCGGCGAGCAGGCCGTGCCGCTCCAGGCCCTCGAAGCTGGCCACGCCATGGCCGGACAGGAACAGCTTGAGCACTTCCTCGAACAGCCGCGCCGGCGCGGCCTCGGCCAGCAGCCCGGCCAAGCGCGGGATCGGCTCGGCGGTACCGGCCTCGATCTCGAAATCGAGCTTGGCCGCCAGGCGCACCGCACGCAGCATGCGCACCGGGTCTTCGCGGTAGCGCTGCTCGGGATCGCCGATCAGCTTCATCAGCCGCGCCTGCACATCCTCGAAGCCGCCGACGTAGTCCCGCACCGAGAAGTCCTCGATAGCGTAGTACAAGGCGTTGCAGGTGAAGTCGCGGCGCACCGCATCGTCCTCGATGCTGCCGTAGACGTTGTCGCGGACCAGGCGGCCGTTGTCCACCTCGCGGTCGCCGCTGCCGTCGTCGACATTGGCTCGGAAGGTGGCGACCTCGATGATCTCGCGGCCGTAGACCACGTGCGCCAGGCGGAAGCGGCGGCCGATCAGGCGGCAGTTGCGGAACAGCTGCTTGACCTGCTCGGGGGTGGCGTCGGTGGCGACGTCGAAGTCCTTGGGCTGGACCTGGACCAGCAGGTCGCGGACCGCGCCGCCGACCAGGTAGGCGCCGAAGCCGGCCTCGCGCAGCCGGTACAGCACGCGCAGGGCGTTGGGGCTGATGTCCTTGCGCGAAATGGGGTGCTGGTCGCGCGGGATCGCGCGCAGGGTGAATGGCGATGGAACTGGCGGATTGATGATGGCGCTTCCGTATCGGGTTGCGGGATTGCCGAAGGGCGGCGAGACCCATATACTAGCGCGCTGCAATCGACGCGACCAACGCTCCCTTCGTCTAGTGGTTAGGACGTGGCCCTCTCAAGGCTAAAACAGGGGTTCGAGTCCCCTAGGGAGCGCCATCCTCGCCTCGGCTGCAGCGCGACATAGCAAAAACCCCGCCTTGGCGGGGTTTTTTGCGTTTGGGCACCGGCCACGGCCCGTCGCGTCTCACTCCTGGTTGCGCGGGTGTCGATCGCCATCGGCCAGACGGCTGCAGACGCCGGCACGCCGATCCAAGCCTACCCGGAACGCCGAGGCGGCCCGGGCGACGTGCGCGATCCGGTCGGCATCAGTGCGCACGTACCGACCACCCGCAGGCCGCGGTCAGGCCTGCGCCAAGTCAGGGGCGGCCTCCCCGGCCATGACCGCCACCGGCGCCGATGCGGTCTCCGCCACCGCATCGTGCGCATGCAGGCTCTCCAGATGCCGCACCTGTACCTGCACCTCGGCGTAGCGCGCACCCAGCGCCTGCTGCAAGCGGCGCGCGGCGTCCTCCACGTACATCAGGTTTTCGCCGTTGCGGCGCGCGAACGCCTGTTCGTCGGCACGGCGCACCGCCGCCTGCACCGGCGTGGCCAGGGCCTGCTCGGCGAGCGCGATCACGCCCTCCGCGTCGAAGCGCACCGCGCGCGCCGACACGCCGACCCGCACCGAGGCCACGCTGCGCTGGCTATGCGGGGTGGCGTGACTGCCGTGCCGGAGCAGCCAGTCCGCCACCGCCTCCCGCGATAGCGAGGCCTGTTCCGGGTGCTGCTGCACGAAGGCCTCGCTGAGCAGTTGCCGCGCCAGCGCCGCCGAACACGGGCAGGTCGAGGAATACAGCAGATCCACGCCGAGTCCGAGCCGGACCACGCCACCACGCAGCTCGGCGTCGATCCGCAGCGGATACGCCCGCCATCCGGCCAGCCCCGGGCTGCGCAGTGCCGGGCTGCGACGCAGCAGTTCCAGGCGTAGCGACACCCGCGCCGCGGTCGAGGCGCAGTCGGCATGGCTATGCACCATCGCCCGCAGCAACTGCGACAGCCGCGACGGCGACAGCGGCTGCTGCGCGCACTCGTCGAGCAGGCGGTACAGCCGCGACATATGAATGCCCTTGACCTGCGCCGACGGCAGGTCGACGGCGAGCGCGGCCTGCGCCGGCACGTGAGCGGGCATCGCGCCCTGGCCCGCCTCCAGGCAGATCGGCAGCGCGATGCCGTCCATGCCCACCCAGTTCAGGGGAGCGGCGATCTGCGAAGGTTCGTCGGCGGCGACATCGGGCAACGGCGGGGAGATCTGCAGGTTCATCGGATCGACGGGAGCGGCAAGGGAGCGAGGGACGGCGAGGAAGTCAAAGTAGCAATTGTTATAAAGTAACACATGAAGCATGCACCCACGGGACCACCCATCTCACACCTCAGCCGTTGGGGTACCCAGCACCATCGCCGGGAGGAATCAATGAACGTCTATGGGCTGCGCGGACCTGCCAGCAAGGATTCGCCCGGCCCCTCATCCGCACCCGCGGCGCACCTTCCCCCGAAAAGGGAGCATGGTCCCGGCGGGAGAAGGGAAAGTCCAAAGCCCCTCTCCCACCGGGAGAGGGGTTGGGGTGAGGGTACGACACGCGCAGCGCCACCACCGATCCGGCAATACCTTCAGCCGCTCGGCTACAGACACACCGATCCAACGATGGCACGCGCGTGCGCCTCAGCCTCAGCCCTGCATCTGTTCCAGTTCCTTGCCCTTGGTCTCGTACACGTAGCGCAGCACGAAGAACACCGACAGGAACGCGGCGACGGTGTAGATGCCGTAGGCGCCGGCCAGGCCGATGCTGCCGAGCAGGACCGGGAAGGTCACGGTGATGGCGAAGTTGGACATCCACTGCGCCGCGCCGGCCACCGCCAGGCCGGAGCCGCGGATCTGGTTGGGGAACATCTCGCCCAGCATCACCCACATCACCGGGCCCCAGGACATGTTGAAGAAGACCACGTAGACGTTGGCGGCGATCAACGCCAGCCGGCCCATGCCCGGCGACAGCGCCAGCTTGCCGGCCGCATCCAGCGAGGCGCTGGCGAAGGCGATGGTGACCAGCGCCAGCGACACCGCCATGCCGGCCGAGCCGATCCACAACAGCGGCTTGCGCCCGACCCGGTCGATCAACACCACGGTGATCAGGCAGGCACCGATGCTCAACGCACCGGACAGCACGTTGATCAACAACGCATCGCTCTCGGAGAAACCCACCGCCTGCCACAGCACCGCGCCGTAGTAGAACACCACGTTGATGCCGACCAGTTGCTGGAAGGTGGCCAGGCCGATGCCGATCCACACGATCGGGCGGATCTTGCCGGTGACCTTGCTGACCAGGTCCGACAGCCGCGGCGTGTGCTGGTCGGCCGACAGCGAGGCGGAGATTTCGGTCAGCTTGGTCTGCGCCGTGTTGGCGCCGTACAGCCGGGTCAGCACCGCCAGCGCCTGCTCGCGGCGACCCTGCACCACCAGGAAGCGCGGGCTCTCCGGAATCGCCAGCAACAGCAGCAGGAACGCGGTGGACGGCAGCGCCTGCATCCAGAACATCCAGCGCCAGGCCGGCTGGCCCAGCCACAGCGCCTCGGTGGACGCGCCGGCGGCCTTGGCCAGCAGATAGTTGCTGAGGAAGGCGCAGAACAACCCGCCGATGATGGCGATCTGCTGCACCGTGGCCAGGCGCCCGCGGTAGCGCGCCGAGGCGACCTCGGCGATGTAGGCCGGCGACATCACGCTGGCCGCGCCCACCGCGAAACCGCCCATCATCCGCGCCAGCACGAACACCGCCGAGTTGTGCGCCGCGCCGGCGCCCAACGCCGACAGCAGGAACAGCGCCGCCGAGACGATCAGCACCGTGCGCCGGCCCCAGCGATCGGCCAGCGAACCGGCCAGGAACGCACCGATCGCGCAGCCCAGCAGCATCGAGGCGACCTCGAAGCCAGTGCCGGCGGAACTGGACTGGAAGGTCTGCTTGAGGCCATCGACGGTACCGTTGATGACGCCGCTGTCGAAACCGAACAGGAAGCCGCCGATGGTGGCGACGCAACTGATCAGGATGATGAGGCGGGTGTTCTCGCCGGCGTCGGCGTGGCGATCGATCGGAACACTGGACATGGGTTCACCTGGTGGCGTGCAAGAGGGAGACGGCCGGCGCGCGGGAGCAGCATGCGCGGCGGCGGCACCGGGCCGCCGCCGCACACCGGTTCAGCGCAGCAGGTACTGGTTGATCAGGTTCTCGTAGGCTTCCTGGCGGCCGCTGCGCTGGGTCGGCTCGCCGGCCTGCGCGGCATGCGTGGCGAGGTCGGCCAGCGTGCTGTTGCCGGCGGCGAAGGCCGCACCGGCACCGCTGTCGAAGCTGGCGTAGCGCTCGCGGCGCCACTGCTCCAGCGGCGAGGCGGTGAGCAGCGCGTGGGCGACTTCCAGGCCGCGCGCGAACGCGTCCATACCGCCGATGTGGGCGATGAACAGGTCCTGCGGATCGGACGACTCGCGGCGCACCTTGGCGTCGAAGTTGAGCCCGCCCGGGGCCAGCCCGCCCTGCCGCAGCACCACCAGCATCGCGCCCACGGTGTCGTAGAGATCGACCGGGAACTGGTCGGTGTCCCAGCCGTTCTGCGGATTGCCGCGGTTGGCGTCGATGCTGCCGAGCAGGCCGGCGTCGCTGGCCACCTGCAGGTCGTGCTCGAAGCTGTGCCCGGACAGGGTGGCGTGATTGGCCTCGATGTTGAGCTTGAAATCCTTGTCCAGCCCATGCTGGCGCAGGAAGCCGACCACAGTGGCGCTGTCGAAGTCGTACTGGTGCTTCATCGGCTCCATCGGCTTGGGCTCGATCAGGAAATTGCCCTTGAAGCCGATGCTGCGCCCATAGTCGCGGGCCAGGGTCAGGAATCGCGCCAGGTGCTCCTGCTCGCGTCGCATCTGCGTGTTGTGCAGGCAGGCGTAGCCTTCGCGGCCGCCCCAGAACACGTAGTTCTCGCCGCCCAGTTCCACCGTCGCCTCCAGCGCGGCCTTGACCTGCACCGCCGCGCGCGCGACCACGTCGAAGTCCGGGTTGGTCGCCGCACCGTTCATGTAGCGCGGGTGCGAGAACAGGTTGGCGGTGCCCCACAGCAGCTTGACCCCGGTGTCGGCCTGGCGCTGCCTGGCGATGCCGACCATGTGCTTGAGGTTCTTTTCGTACTGGCCGACGTCCTCGGCGTCCGGCGCAAGGTCCACGTCGTGGAAGCAGTAGTACGGCACGCCGAGCTTGGTGAAGAACTCGAACGCCGCATCGGCCTTGGCCTCGGCGCGGCCCAGCGCATCGCTGCCGGCGTCCCAGGGATAGGCGCGGGTGCCGGGGCCGAACGGATCGGCGCCGTTGCCGCAGAAGCTGTGCCAGTAGGCCACGGCGAAGCGCAGGTGCTCGGCCATGGTCTTGTCGCCGATGCGCTTGCCGGCGTCGTAGACCTTGAACGCCAGCAGGTTATCCGAGGCCTTGCCTTCGAACGGGATGCGGCCGATGCCCGGGAAAAACTCCTTGGCGCCGGTGTAGACGGAAGTACTCATCACGAAGTCCTGGTGCGTTGCGGGGGAAAGGGAATCACGCGGCGTACAGCGGGCCGATGGCCTGCAGATGCCGCTGGAAGCTCTGGTAGTGCGCCTGGTACTGCGCGCCGCACTGCGCGTCCGGCTGCGCCGAGCGCGTCGCGTCGTCCTGCTGGTGCTGCAGCACCACCTCGGCCAGGCTGGCGCGGTCGCCCTGCGCCCAGCCGTCGGCCCACAGCGCCTGCAGCGCGGCGCCGAATGCCGCGCCCTCGGCCTGCGCCGGCACGTGCACCGGCAAGCCGAACAGATCGGCGATGAGCTGGCGCCAGCCGGCGCTGTTGCTGCCGCCGCCGGTGAGGGAGATCGCATCGAACTGCAGCCCGGCATCGACGAAGGCGTCGAAGCCGTTGCGCAGGCTGTAGCTGGCGCCCTCCATCGCCGCGCGATAAAAATGCGCCGGCGTGGTGTTGTGCAGGTCCATGCCGGTCAGGCAGCCGCGCGCGGCCGGCAGGTTCGGGGTGCGTTCGCCGTTGAAGAACGGCAGCAGCACCAGTCCGTCGGCGCCGGGCGCCGTGGCCGCGAGCAAGGCCTCGCCCTGCCCGGTCTTGATGCCGAACAGACGCGCGATGGTCTCGGTGGCCACCGTGCAGTTCATGGTGCAGATCAGCGGCAACCAGCCGCCGC encodes the following:
- a CDS encoding cytochrome-c peroxidase, translating into MPRNWRHHIVICMRLWSAALVLVLTGCGGDQHDTAAARIALGQALFHDMRLSADGKTSCASCHRAELAYTDGAAVSTGTGGQHGTRNAPSLLDSRFMTHFFWDGRAATLEEAVLQPLTNPREMGLADRQDVLAHLARDPRYASLLHAAAGEDDGDIQVVAAALATYIRALPAPPTRYETYRTTHGARASLSEDEREGLALFSGKAGCVDCHRLDGTPATTSDQRFHHAGIGFNQVAGNVAALLDVLERQKREGRSLGDSILSDVRVAELGRFAVTRAPQDLGAFRTPSLRTVADTAPYMHDGSIADLPAAVEHEVYYRNLARNRPISLTAEEKHKLVLFLQALSSTGAAPR
- the pgi gene encoding glucose-6-phosphate isomerase; translated protein: MTQSTGFDALHSHAQRLRGARLPDLLAAEPGRAETLALQVGPLYFNFARQKYDRAALDALLALAAEHDLAGAFQRLFRGETVNVTEGRAALHTALRGNLTDAPVASQAHASAREVQQRMRALIDALAQTEVTDIVSVGIGGSDLGPRLVADALRPITGARFRVHFVSNVDGAAMQRTLATLDPARTAGVLISKTFGTQETLLNGQILRDWLGGSERLYAVSANPERAAKAFDIAAGRVLPMWDWVGGRYSLWSAVGFPIALAIGADAFEQLLEGAAQFDDHALNVPLERNVAVLHGLTTLWNRNLLGYATQAVMTYDQRLALLPAYLQQLVMESLGKRVRLDGSPVEADTVPVWWGGAGTDVQHSFFQALHQGTSIVPADFIGCIRNDDPYTVNHQALLANLLAQTEALANGQGSDDPARDYPGGRPSTLILLDALTPQALGALIAMYEHSVYVQSVVWGINAFDQFGVELGKQLASQLLPALQGQSTEIADPVTRAVLGRLQG
- the panD gene encoding aspartate 1-decarboxylase; translation: MQLSLLKTKIHRATVTHSELNYEGSIAIDGLLLDATGIREFEQVHIWDVTNGARFSTYAIRADEGSGIISLNGGAARHVQVGDLIIIAAFAGMSEEEAARFQPTLVYVDGANKITHTNTTIPKQAA
- the panC gene encoding pantoate--beta-alanine ligase, with protein sequence MIETVTDLARLRAIVSGWKRQGLRVAFVPTMGNLHAGHFSLVMLARQYADRVVSSVFVNPTQFGPNEDFTRYPRTPEADTSGLEGAGCDVLWLPTVESMYPLGVELALRMHTPGVSEVLEGACRPGHFDGVCTVVARLFNQVQPDLAAFGKKDYQQLAVIRQMVADLAFPIEILGGGIVREADGLAMSSRNQYLSAEERPRAAQIHRTLRAMREAHLAGRPRAEVEAAATAQLQAAGFEVDYSVLRTPDLSEPQDGTGPRVALIAARLGRTRLIDNLEF
- the panB gene encoding 3-methyl-2-oxobutanoate hydroxymethyltransferase, whose product is MSSHADSKPWTVPALAEAKRRQQKLVMLTAYDAGFARTFDANGVDLILIGDSLGMVVQGHDSTLPVSVDDIAYHTAAVARVLQRALLVADLPFQSDATPERALDASTRLLQAGAEMVKLEGAGHKLEVIRFLSERDIPVCSHLGLTPQSVLTFGGYKIQGREEAAAAKLLADAKAVAAAGAALLVLECVPSPLAARITAEIDIPTIGIGAGPECDGQVLVMHDFLGLDSGHRRPRFVKDFLAEGGSIAGAARAYADAVRAGTFPDAEHAYAK
- the folK gene encoding 2-amino-4-hydroxy-6-hydroxymethyldihydropteridine diphosphokinase; translation: MSAATPAPVRACIGLGGNLGDAAATLRAALAALDTLPQTRLLRASQLYRSPAWGREDQPDFINAAALVSTTLPAPELLQALLDLEQRHGRQRLPGERWGPRTLDLDLLLYAEAVIDLPGLQVPHPFLHQRAFVLLPLAEIAADAVIPGHGTVRDARDRIETGGIVPIGR
- the pcnB gene encoding polynucleotide adenylyltransferase PcnB, translating into MWVSPPFGNPATRYGSAIINPPVPSPFTLRAIPRDQHPISRKDISPNALRVLYRLREAGFGAYLVGGAVRDLLVQVQPKDFDVATDATPEQVKQLFRNCRLIGRRFRLAHVVYGREIIEVATFRANVDDGSGDREVDNGRLVRDNVYGSIEDDAVRRDFTCNALYYAIEDFSVRDYVGGFEDVQARLMKLIGDPEQRYREDPVRMLRAVRLAAKLDFEIEAGTAEPIPRLAGLLAEAAPARLFEEVLKLFLSGHGVASFEGLERHGLLAALFPESAAALRSNRSGALRRMLIEGLRNTDNRVANDEPVSPAFLFALLLWPAYCRALMTLQKQGMQMEEAQRRAADRVTLHQLSTVALPRRFSLPMQEIWLLQSRFTSRQRKRVVRTLSHPRFRAAFDFLIVRQSASDEHAADIAYWRELQQQPGYAPPPRGFDPEVDYAGDELAFAPPADSEETPKRRRRRRRRPDAATPVE
- the folE2 gene encoding GTP cyclohydrolase FolE2, coding for MSPPLPDVAADEPSQIAAPLNWVGMDGIALPICLEAGQGAMPAHVPAQAALAVDLPSAQVKGIHMSRLYRLLDECAQQPLSPSRLSQLLRAMVHSHADCASTAARVSLRLELLRRSPALRSPGLAGWRAYPLRIDAELRGGVVRLGLGVDLLYSSTCPCSAALARQLLSEAFVQQHPEQASLSREAVADWLLRHGSHATPHSQRSVASVRVGVSARAVRFDAEGVIALAEQALATPVQAAVRRADEQAFARRNGENLMYVEDAARRLQQALGARYAEVQVQVRHLESLHAHDAVAETASAPVAVMAGEAAPDLAQA
- a CDS encoding sugar porter family MFS transporter, with the translated sequence MSSVPIDRHADAGENTRLIILISCVATIGGFLFGFDSGVINGTVDGLKQTFQSSSAGTGFEVASMLLGCAIGAFLAGSLADRWGRRTVLIVSAALFLLSALGAGAAHNSAVFVLARMMGGFAVGAASVMSPAYIAEVASARYRGRLATVQQIAIIGGLFCAFLSNYLLAKAAGASTEALWLGQPAWRWMFWMQALPSTAFLLLLLAIPESPRFLVVQGRREQALAVLTRLYGANTAQTKLTEISASLSADQHTPRLSDLVSKVTGKIRPIVWIGIGLATFQQLVGINVVFYYGAVLWQAVGFSESDALLINVLSGALSIGACLITVVLIDRVGRKPLLWIGSAGMAVSLALVTIAFASASLDAAGKLALSPGMGRLALIAANVYVVFFNMSWGPVMWVMLGEMFPNQIRGSGLAVAGAAQWMSNFAITVTFPVLLGSIGLAGAYGIYTVAAFLSVFFVLRYVYETKGKELEQMQG